In one Nicotiana sylvestris chromosome 8, ASM39365v2, whole genome shotgun sequence genomic region, the following are encoded:
- the LOC138874698 gene encoding uncharacterized protein translates to MKAGNANGYKLWYFGVVRGKNGMGILVDMDLRESMVEVRRVNDRLIFIKLVIGECTLNVVSPYAPQAGLDEEVKRRFWECLDEMVRSIPPTERLFIGGDFNGHIGVVAGSYGEVHDGFGFGDRNGRGTSLLDFAKAFELVIANSTFPKREEHLVTFQSSVAKTQIDYLLLKRCDRGLCNDCSTFGGGLVTGGRWTGKAEQAIF, encoded by the exons ATGAAGGCGGGGAATGCgaatgggtataagttgtggtactttggagtcgtgaggggtaagaatggaatGGGTATCTTAGTGGATATGGATCTTAGAGAGTCTATGGTTGAGGTTAGGCGAGTGAATGATCGGCTAATATTTATTAAGTTGGTGATCGGTGAGTGCACCCTCAATGTCGTTAGCCCCTACGCCCCGCAGGCGGGCTTGGATGAGGAGGTTAAGAGGCGCTTTTGGGAGTGCTTGGATGAGATGGTGCGTAGTATTCCACCTACTGAGAGGTTATTTATTGGTGGGGATTTTAATGGCCATATTGGGGTGGTTGCTGGTAGTTATGGCGAAGTGCATGATGGCTTTGGCTTTGGGGATAGGAACGGAAGAGGTACTTCACTGTTAGACTTTgctaaggccttcgagttggtGATTGCGAACTCGACTTTTCCGAAGAGGGAGGAGCATCTGGTTACTTTCCAGAGTTcagtggcgaagactcagatcgATTACCTTCTCCTCAAAAGGTGTGATAGAGGGCTGTGCAATGATT GTAGCACTTTTGGTGGCGGTTTGGTGACGGGTGGGAGGTGGACGGGCAAAGCAGAGCAGGCCATTTTTTAG